From the genome of Salvia splendens isolate huo1 chromosome 7, SspV2, whole genome shotgun sequence:
caacaaaaaaattgggGAAAGTGCAATTACCATAGGGAAAACGTGTGTAGCAGTGGCTGATATATCTTCATGAATAGCTAAATGGGATGCAATAATATTCGCTCTTCTTCTCACAATTTCACTCTCCATTTTCACAAACACTTTGGACAACCAACCACACTGCAGTGTTTCTGCTGAAGGAATTGCTCAATTTAAGATTGGGTTTCGAGATATTTTTGCCATTGTGATGTGAaatgttgatttttttgtgaACACAATGATTTGAGCTGAGAAAAGCACCATTGACTCATTCGGAGAGAGAAAAAATCTCCCTCCAAAAATATCGACAACATTTTTGAAGCTGTGACGTGTCATTTTCTTGCtctgaaattattttttatagggAATTATCCGGTGAAATATTGATAgattaaaaatacaaattttcaAGCATCCATTTGTACCACTGTAGGATGGAGtcatttttaaattcaaattttcatacaACTATACAACTTGTGACTTTTCTGCTATAATTGATGTATAAAAGATAGGATTCAAAACCATGTGGAATATATTGTACAAATATAAATATCCCCTTTTTCTTAACACCACGCACATCCAACCTTTGTTTGAAAAATGAATCACCAATCAAGCTGAGCAACTTTATTCCATTTCATTCTTTTTTATCTGTATAGACAGAGATGGCTTATGCAGCTCTTGTCTCACTCACAAACACCATAAACCAAACCCTCAATAGTAATCTATATTCCATCTCCCCTGAAGAGAAGCAACAAATCACACCTCTCCTTGAATATGTCACTCCCTTTCAAGACTTCCTTGATAACTTTCCAGACAAATTCAACAGTTTGGAAGGGCGAATGAGGGATTTAGCAAATGCAGCAGAAGATATCGTAGAATATCTTGTGTTGGAAAAAGTTTATCCAACTCCTGATGAAGACCATCCAAGTGAAAAACATGAACTAGCACAGCTGCAAAATGTGATCAAGGAGATTGATTTGATCGATAAAGAAGTGAAGGAAATTGAAGATACCTCAAGATATAAAAGCATTCAACATGGTGCTCATAGCTCATCATCAACTTCAACTGCTCCTCTCATTCACAAAGATGCCATGGTTGGTTTGGAAGAGTATGTGTTGGATCTAAAGGACCGGATCTGTGGAGAGCCATCCAAAAAGCTGTATGTCATCCCTATCTGTGGCATGGGTGGCATCGGTAAAACTACTCTAGCTAGAAGTGTTTATGATGATCAATTAATCATGGAGAAATTTGAGATTCGTGTTTGGGTTACTATATCACAAGATTATAGTGCAGAGAGAATACTTTCAAACATCCTAGAGTGCTTGAAAGAGTTCAACAAAGATGAAAAGGAAGAAATCGACGATGTATTAGTGCACCAAATTTTAATGGGGAGGAGATATCTGGTTGTGATGGATGATATGTGGAGCACGGAAGCATGGGATATAGTTAGAGGAGTACTACCTGATAATGGTAATGGAAGCCGTGTCATGCTAACCACAAGATTGTATGGTGTGGCTTCCTACCCAGATCCTTCGTGCAAGCTCTACGAGTTGGGATTATTGGATGCAGACCAAAGTTGGAATCTTTTGAAGCAGAAGGTGTTTGCAGATGAAGATTTTCCTCGCGAATTGGAAAGCATTGGGAAGGAGATTGCAGGAAGGTGCAAAGGGTAGCCTCTTGCTATTGTGGTGATTGCTGGACTTCTATCCAGGGTCAGGCAAGATCGAGCTTCGTGGAAGGACATTGCTGAAAATGTGAAACTTGCAGATACAGTGGAACATGGACAGATTGGAGATATACTCTCTTTGAGTTATGTCCACTTACCTCAATATTTGAGGCCATGTTTCTTGTACATGGGATCCTTTCCGGAAGATCATGAGATCCAGGCACAGAAACTCATCAAATTATGGGTCGCTGAGGGCTTTGTGAGATATCCAATAGACTCTGAATCCTTTGAAAAGGTGGGAGAAGAGTGCTTGGAGGATCTCGTCGAGAGAAACCTTGTTTTGATCACAAAGAGGAAACGTCATGGCGGAGTCAAAAGTTGTCGTCTCCACGATCTGATTAGGGATTTCTGCATAAGAAAAGCTCATGAAAGTAAGTTCTTTTTAAGCAAGTTTTCCTTTAATGTTGCGTATAGATATTTCGAGGAGATTAATTTCacagagagaataaaaaatCAACGTCGTGTAAGCATTAATTCTTCCTATCTAAGTTACCTTTTGAGATGTGATTGCACAACCATCCATTCCATCAAATGCTCCACATACCGTGTGGTAAATCTGGAGTGTCTCAAGAGAGTCAGATTGCTGAGAGTGTTTGATGCAGAAGTAGTTGATGTGGAATGCTCACCATTTCTAGCTCAATTGTATGAGCTATTCCATTTAAGATATCTTGACATTAGATTTAGTCATGGCATTCCTACAACCTTATCAAAGCTTCAAAATCTGCAAACTTTGATCATTCGTGAGCAAACCCACGGCTTTGGCAAAGCAAGTGATATCTGGTTGAGTTGGGGCATGCCACAGTTAAGACATGTTTACTTCTATGGTACAATTCATTTTCATGATCCAAATGAAGTAGTTTGTTCTCTAGAAAGCCTACAAACACTCTCCTATTTATCTCATTGGATTTGCCGTGAAAGGGTCCTGAAAATGATTCCAAACCTGAAAAAGTTGAAGATTGATTGTTCAGGCCGTGTTCATAGTGGAGCTCCAGCTTGTTTGGATGATCTGGGACATCTGCATAGACTTGAGAATTTGGAAATATATGCAGGCCACTGTTTACGATCTCGGCCAAAATACTATAGGTTCACTTTTCCAAGTATGCTGAAGAAGCTGACTCTGAAGGCTCTGGAATTCCCTTGGAACGACATAGTTGTTGTTGGTTCGTTGCCAAATCTTCAAGTACTTAAATTAAAAGGTTGTACTTGTGATGGCGGCACATGGGAAACAAGGGAAGGAGCATTTCCAGAGTTGGAAGTTCTTCTGGTTGAAGATTCGAGTTTTGAGCATTGGATCACTGAAAGCATCCATTTCCCGAGGCTCAAACGGCTGCTGCTTTATTCTTGTAGTTTTCTCAATGAGATTCCCAATGATATTGGAGAAATTCCACCTCTTGAATTGATTGAGATTAAGGGTTATGCGAAGAAGTCTTTAGTGGAGTCAGCTGAACTGATACGAGAGGAACAAGAAGATATGGGAAACAACACTCTTCAAGTTGTCTGCATTCCTAAAGTCAACATCTAGTGGAAGTTTTTATTCTGATGAGGTATTGTATAAACCCTTTTACCTAAATATGACATTATCAGAGCATTTTCTTTTAAGGTGCACGGTTGAAATTGACATGTAGATCTTGGCTTTTTTTCCCAGTATTTTGAGGATGAGGGCTATGATGATCAAGATCTATGACAAGGGTGATTTACCTTCCTCGGGATTCAGATTCAAATAGGATGGATATGTGTTAATGCTTTATCAAAGAGACATTCACTGATGAGGTTTTCTTAAGTAATGTATATTGTGGAACTTGTTTCTATTGGTTAATTTAAATCGTTCTGTAATTGAATGCTAATATGATACTATGTTGTTTCCTTATTGTTAAAAGGTTCATAACCAGAAAGACACAAGAATCACATATGAGTTTAACCAAAAAGAGAGGCTAAAAGTTGAATTGTAAGAGaggaaaaacaaatcaaaataggCAGTAAATATCAAGAAGTATTCACAAATTCTCTTGAAGATAATTGCATGGATAAAACTGAGTATATAATACACAACCAGAAACTCTAAGTGGAGTTATGTTAGGAGATAAAACCGCCGATCCGATGCGAGCACGGGATATGCTCGACGAAATGACACTCGTAAACTCACACGCCACTTGTTTGATAAAAAGTCGCAAAGAGACTCTCAAAGTTTGTGGGAATGGAACTCGGCTTTATTGAATTTGGAATGAAAGAACAACAAGAAATGACAACTGAATTCCTCACGCAGGAGGCCTAACGATATAAATCGTCCTATGCTTGATCTCCCCAAAGATGATTGTATCATCTACGTATGTCCCTATAAATAGGTGATTCCAAACACTAAACTAGGAAataacaatataataataactgCTAAAAGATAGGAATTGAATTACAAATGCCGAGATTTGCTCCTCCCTGATTATTCTCCATCAGTTATGATTCTCCTTTATGTCTGGCCAAACAAACGCCTCCCTGATTCTTCTCCATCCCTGATTCTTCTCCATCCGTTAGGATTCTCTCCCGTTGACGGATTCTTCTGGCCAAACAATTTCCCTTTTTCCTCGCTTGTAAACTTTCCACCCGCTATCCGTATCAAGTTAGGTGCAACATGTACCGATGAAGAAGAAGGACAAATATGAGGGTTAGCTTGAAACAGCAGAAGGCTTATTGAGATCAAGGAATTTCCCCCCACAACAAAATTTTGCAGCAACTATAACAGCTGCTAGGGGATCAGATGAGTAAAGCAGCTACATATATATCAACGGTGTACTTGGCTAACTTAACTGCTAATGATAAGTCGCACCAGCATGAACTAGAAATTAGTTTGAAAAGTACCTCATTTCAATAGACAGAGCACCAAAATAGGCTAAACCTTGCACATGCATCCCCCATTCCCCCTGTATCCGTATCCAGGAACAAGACGATATTATATTCACAGGCCAAGCCAAAGGAAAGCAGAATACTGTAAGGTGTCAATGAATTAGATCATTCATATTTCTAGACAATCTCTTAAATCATTTATGTGCCTTTCTCCTGTAATTTTAGGACTTAAGAGTCGTAACAAAAGGTTTTAAATGAAGTACTGTTTACATTTTGACCCATACGGAGacaacacaaacaaaaaaagagATCAGCATCCTTACCTTACATGATATATCGGGAACTTCTTGTCTTCTTGAACAGATAACAATATCAATGGAGATTTTCAATTCAGACAACTATTCAACATGTCACCAATAATCACCACAGGAACAAAGCCCATCTTTGAAGTGGTGGAAACGATTAGAATCCCTCACGATAATATCTCTTTCTGTGAGTTTTGATATGAGCTTTGTGAAACTATGACAGTCCCCACATACACGCAGATTCTTGTATATCCTAATACAAGTTTTAGGTGGTGTGTTGAGAATGCCAAAGATAATAGCCAATCTTTCGCTGTGGTGTGCAAGGATATTTTCTTTCTCATCCACTTCAACGTCCTGTAGTACAAAACTAGTGTCGGGGGTATAACCAAGGCCTTTTATCTTAGCATTTATTTTTCCTAGTTCTTCAAGTATCTTTTCATACTGTGGGTCAGACTGATTGCCTGAATAAAAGACTTCTATCTTCTTATTCAGTTCAATTGAGCTCCACCCTGGAGTCTTCCACAAGCCTCTATCCCGAGCCAGTGATCTCACTTCATTCACCCCTTCCCATCGTCCAAAGTTTGCATAAAGATTGGACAGCAAAACATAGTGTCCAGCATCTTGTGAATCAAGTTCAAACAAGTAACTCGAGGCTTTTCTACCCATCTCCACATTTCCGTGGATTCTGCAAGCGCCAAGTAGAGCTCCCCATACTGACGCGTCAGGTTTCATAGGCATGCTCTCAATGAAGTTATATGCAGTTTCTAAAAGTCCAGCCCTGCCAAACATGTCTACCATACAACCATAGTGCTTCAAAGTAGGCATCATTTTATATTCTTGCTGCATCACTTGAAAACACCATTTTCCCTGATCTACCAAACCGGAATGGCTACAAGCATTCAATAAAGATAAAAAGGTCACGTGATCTGGCTTCACTCCTTCGTTTAACATTTCCTCAAAAAATTTCAATGATGTCTCTCCAAGTCCATGAAGTCCATGACATGAGATAATGGTATTCCAAGGTACAGAGGTTTCCCTAGATACCTGATAAAATAAGGATATCGCTTCACTCAACCTCCCACATTTTCCATACAGGTCAACAAGACAAGTACCGACAAAGACATCCAACTCAAGGTTTTCTTTGAGCACCTGACCATGGATTTTCATTCCATCTTTCAAAGCTCCAAGATGAGAATATGCCGGTAAAATGGCGACCCGTGTTCCTTGGTTAGGTTTCAAATCCTCATTTCCTTTCATCCAATTGTATACCTCAACAGCATCAGCAGCAAGACCATTTTGAGCATAGCCCGTGATCATTGTATTCCACGAGATCATATCTTTATGAGAAAGTCTCTCAAAAACCTTCCGTGCAGAATCAGTAATGCCTAATTTGGCATACATGTCAATAACTCCATTTCCAATCACTATATCTTCGGTGATCCAACACTTCCTTGTGATGAATCCATGAACAGATTTAACCCATAAAGGGTCCTTCATTTGAGCAACACAGGAAGACAAGCTGACTACAGTCAGCAAATCTGGTTGAACTTTATTCGCTTGCATCCGATGGAAGAACTTGATTGCAACATATGGATGATTATTTTGCTCATATGCTGCAATTATGGAGTTCCATGACACTATATCTCTGACATGCATATGGTCAAAGACGTTTAGGACACATTTTAATTCACCAAATTTGGCATACATATTAATCAAGGCATTGGAAACAAATACATTAAACTCCAAACCATGTTTAATGACAAATAAATGGATCAACATTCCCCTCAATAAGTCATTCAGTTGCGCACAAACTGAGAGTATAGTAGCAACGGTCACTGAATCCATCTTCACTCCCTCTAGTATCATGTCATCCAAGATACTTAATGCCTCTTTAGCATTATCATTCTGGAAAAATCCAGAAATCATAGAATTCCAACATCCTGTATCACGAAATGGCATGTCCTTGAA
Proteins encoded in this window:
- the LOC121741419 gene encoding disease resistance protein RPP13-like isoform X2, with product MAYAALVSLTNTINQTLNSNLYSISPEEKQQITPLLEYVTPFQDFLDNFPDKFNSLEGRMRDLANAAEDIVEYLVLEKVYPTPDEDHPSEKHELAQLQNVIKEIDLIDKEVKEIEDTSRYKSIQHGAHSSSSTSTAPLIHKDAMVGLEEYVLDLKDRICGEPSKKLYVIPICGMGGIGKTTLARSVYDDQLIMEKFEIRVWVTISQDYSAERILSNILECLKEFNKDEKEEIDDVLVHQILMGRRYLVVMDDMWSTEAWDIVRGVLPDNGNGSRVMLTTRLYGVASYPDPSCKLYELGLLDADQSWNLLKQKVFADEDFPRELESIGKEIAGRCKG
- the LOC121741419 gene encoding putative late blight resistance protein homolog R1B-8 isoform X1 — translated: MGSFPEDHEIQAQKLIKLWVAEGFVRYPIDSESFEKVGEECLEDLVERNLVLITKRKRHGGVKSCRLHDLIRDFCIRKAHESKFFLSKFSFNVAYRYFEEINFTERIKNQRRVSINSSYLSYLLRCDCTTIHSIKCSTYRVVNLECLKRVRLLRVFDAEVVDVECSPFLAQLYELFHLRYLDIRFSHGIPTTLSKLQNLQTLIIREQTHGFGKASDIWLSWGMPQLRHVYFYGTIHFHDPNEVVCSLESLQTLSYLSHWICRERVLKMIPNLKKLKIDCSGRVHSGAPACLDDLGHLHRLENLEIYAGHCLRSRPKYYRFTFPSMLKKLTLKALEFPWNDIVVVGSLPNLQVLKLKGCTCDGGTWETREGAFPELEVLLVEDSSFEHWITESIHFPRLKRLLLYSCSFLNEIPNDIGEIPPLELIEIKGYAKKSLVESAELIREEQEDMGNNTLQVVCIPKVNI
- the LOC121741535 gene encoding pentatricopeptide repeat-containing protein At4g33990-like, with protein sequence MQRRLPVCKGGISLDYLSRSSCILFHCYSVRCTRNLGCGNNERTREIDVEGLFRACKKSEDIKHLHALLTVSGKAKSSFVATRLINMHSYFGNVSLSRYTFDQVRDKDSYTWNSMISAYVRNHQSSKAVKCAFEMLSRTDVRPDFHTFPPVLKACSALIDGTSLHCCILKSGLEWDIFVASSLVHMYCRFGFAGKAYTIFKDMPFRDTGCWNSMISGFFQNDNAKEALSILDDMILEGVKMDSVTVATILSVCAQLNDLLRGMLIHLFVIKHGLEFNVFVSNALINMYAKFGELKCVLNVFDHMHVRDIVSWNSIIAAYEQNNHPYVAIKFFHRMQANKVQPDLLTVVSLSSCVAQMKDPLWVKSVHGFITRKCWITEDIVIGNGVIDMYAKLGITDSARKVFERLSHKDMISWNTMITGYAQNGLAADAVEVYNWMKGNEDLKPNQGTRVAILPAYSHLGALKDGMKIHGQVLKENLELDVFVGTCLVDLYGKCGRLSEAISLFYQVSRETSVPWNTIISCHGLHGLGETSLKFFEEMLNEGVKPDHVTFLSLLNACSHSGLVDQGKWCFQVMQQEYKMMPTLKHYGCMVDMFGRAGLLETAYNFIESMPMKPDASVWGALLGACRIHGNVEMGRKASSYLFELDSQDAGHYVLLSNLYANFGRWEGVNEVRSLARDRGLWKTPGWSSIELNKKIEVFYSGNQSDPQYEKILEELGKINAKIKGLGYTPDTSFVLQDVEVDEKENILAHHSERLAIIFGILNTPPKTCIRIYKNLRVCGDCHSFTKLISKLTERDIIVRDSNRFHHFKDGLCSCGDYW